One Manduca sexta isolate Smith_Timp_Sample1 chromosome 28, JHU_Msex_v1.0, whole genome shotgun sequence DNA window includes the following coding sequences:
- the LOC115453463 gene encoding myotubularin-related protein 2 isoform X2: MTSVRDFPSIANNKSKSVHICLFVKRVHSQRLNSELSKPNVLGDIQLLDGEKVMSVARDVTYLCPYSGPSRGVLKVTNYQLHFRPTDPTALQGTLSVPLGVVSRIEKVGGASSKGENSYGIEVFCKDMRNLRFAHKQENHSRRGIFEKLQQLAFPLSHRLPLFAFSYSETFPDDGWHIYEPIAELRRMGVNNDMWRITRINDKYEVCDSYPAVWAVPAAANDDLLRSVATFRSRGRLPVLAWIHPSSQATITRCSQPLVGVSGKRSREDERYIQLIMDANAQAHKLFIMDARPTANAVANKTRGGGYESEDAYQNADLVFLDIHNIHVMRECLRKIKELCFPQIDQTRWFSGIEASCWLKHIKCILAGAVRIVDKVENHKTSVLVHCSDGWDRTAQLTALAMLMLDPYYRTLRGFEVLIEKEWLSFGHKFQLRIGHGDDRHSDADRSPVFVQWMDCVWQLQQQFPTAFEFTERLLITIVDHLYSCRFGTFLFNTERERVKEEVKTKTVSLWSYINSRQDLYLNPLYWGPSSFGANSPTTPYTRPQVVLVPVASLRVIKLWKALYCRWNPTMRQQDPIYQRTRELVALRAQLEAAAASAAGEHAAKHHRLGLTPPRVASPHHA, translated from the exons ATGACTTCAGTAAGGGATTTCCCAAGTATTGCAAACAACAAAAGTAAATCTGTGcatatatgtttgtttgttaaacGAGTGCATAGTCAACGATTGAATAGTGAGCTATCTAAG cCCAATGTTCTAGGAGACATTCAGTTGTTAGATGGTGAGAAAGTAATGAGTGTGGCTCGAGATGTAACATACTTGTGTCCATATAGTGGCCCCTCCCGAGGAGTGCTTAAAGTTACCAACTACCAGCTTCATTTCAGACCCACGGACCCTACTGCGCTGCAAGGGACATTGAGTGTGCCTTTGGGAGTT GTATCTCGCATAGAAAAAGTGGGTGGAGCTTCCTCCAAAGGCGAAAATTCCTATGGCATTGAAGTGTTTTGTAAA gatATGAGAAATCTACGCTTCGCTCATAAACAAGAGAATCATTCTCGTCGTGGAATATTTGAAAAGTTGCAGCAGCTTGCATTTCCTTTGTCACACAGACTGCCACTATTTGCATTCAGTTATTCGGAGACATTTCCTGATGATGGATGGCATATTTATGAGCCCATTGCAGAATTAAGAAGAATG GGTGTAAACAACGACATGTGGCGGATAACACGTATCAACGATAAGTATGAAGTATGCGACAGTTACCCTGCCGTGTGGGCGGTTCCGGCGGCCGCTAACGACGATCTCTTGCGGTCCGTGGCTACGTTCAGGTCGCGTGGACGGCTGCCTGTTCTTGCCTGGATACACCCCAGCTCACAAGCCACTATTACTAGATGCAGTCAACCGTTAGTTGgt gtgAGCGGCAAACGCAGCCGCGAGGACGAGCGCTACATCCAATTAATAATGGATGCAAATGCGCAGGCGCACAAATTGTTCATCATGGACGCTCGGCCGACTGCTAACGCGGTCGCTAACAAGACTAGAGGAGGAGG GTATGAATCCGAGGATGCTTACCAGAACGCTGACTTGGTGTTCTTGGACATTCACAACATCCACGTAATGCGGGAGTGCTTGCGTAAAATTAAAGAACTGTGCTTCCCTCAGATAGATCAGACCAG ATGGTTCAGTGGAATAGAGGCTAGCTGTTGGCTGAAGcacattaaatgtatattagCTGGAGCAGTACGCATTGTCGACAAG GTAGAAAACCATAAGACGTCAGTGCTGGTGCATTGCTCGGACGGGTGGGACCGCACCGCGCAGCTCACCGCCCTCGCCATGCTGATGCTGGACCCGTATTACAGGACCCTGCGAGGATTCGAAGTGCTCATAGAAAAAGAATGGCTTTCGTTCGGACATAAGTTCCAGTTG CGTATAGGCCACGGCGACGACCGTCACTCAGACGCGGATCGGTCTCCAGTGTTCGTGCAATGGATGGACTGCGTGTGGCAGTTACAGCAGCAGTTCCCGACAGCCTTCGAGTTCACAGAGAGATTGCTAATCACCATTGTCGATCATCTTTACTCGTGTCGGTTCGGCACGTTCCTTTTCAACACGGAGAGGGAGAGAGTTAAAGAAG AGGTAAAGACCAAAACGGTTTCATTATGGTCGTACATAAACAGTCGTCAGGATTTATACTTAAACCCGTTGTACTGGGGTCCGTCTTCATTCGGGGCCAATTCGCCTACGACGCCGTACACGAGGCCGCAAGTCGTGCTCGTGCCCGTCGCTTCACTCAGGGTCATCAAGCTGTGGAAGGCGCTTTATTGCAGATGGAACCCTACCATGAGGCAGCAG GACCCGATCTACCAGCGCACGCGCGAGCTGGTGGCGCTGCGCGCGCAGCtggaggcggcggcggcgagcgcggcgggcGAGCACGCCGCCAAGCACCACCGCCTCGGCCTCACGCCGCCGCGCGTCGCCAGCCCGCACCACGCCTGA
- the LOC115441852 gene encoding dynein regulatory complex subunit 5, with the protein MKLPESINRNTYLTYNQNGDSEPRRKIKAENFEWDFNHAKSLVAICIEKLAENWNGHPKLEQLIAKDREFFLQILNTNVPLQILVENIKSDIFWKRCYFSKWSIAPLVPHNKKWINIFMEKHYADILENMNPRQYDPEKITTLVKLCGPYIETLSIRSLVPSDIPVQRITSPEMVDLITSQIKNGNTPQIKTGETFSRDHISLHAALGSLTNLVELHVTYQLRAIGTEYRKDQFQFTTNDAKNLSRGLEKCIQLKILRITRTDLNCQKVKYILRGLSDSQNLDTIDFSHCRIADEGASTIAKFITKRDSLKTIILGDNLFGPAGAENISYALNHHGCSVRVLDLSLNSKLGSEGVAHIAVSIARGCSLTTLNISGCGIQPQPLMKPPAGVWSVTSAENPPSCGDLLARAIGLVKTPLRSLDISVNNIGTPSDNTLSNAICLSYIVDLNIKRSGMGPMAMAIAESAAAAQRLRREAEKGVKFRRSAGRVLQARRVAKGMNIDADPVLLAQQLSARPSIVSVASEEGTYNITTQPLPTDFGFVPAFKSPLPSSQTSSITGPSTSRRSSHHMVLQPVKEIRKAALVRRGSDGSLLQSRGGTASSERHIKIFIS; encoded by the exons ATGAAGTTACCCGAAAGTATAAACAGAAATACATATCTAACGTACAATCAAAATGGGGATAGCGAGCCTCGGAGAAAAATAAAGGCGGAGAACTTTGAATGGGACTTCAATCATGCTAAATCACTGGTTGCTATATGTATTGAGAAACTGGCGGAAAATTGGAATG GCCATCCAAAACTAGAACAACTTATAGCAAAGGATAGAGAATTTTTCCTGCAAATATTGAATACCAATGTGCCACTTCAAATTCTAGTAGAGAATATAAAAAGCGATATATTTTGGAAAAGATGCTACTTTTCTAAATGGTCCATTGCCCCATTAGTACCACACAATAAAAAATGGATTAATATCTTTATGGAAAAACACTATGCAGACATATTGGAGAATATGAATCCTCGTCAATATGATCCTGAGAAA ATAACAACGTTAGTCAAACTTTGCGGTCCATATATTGAAACGTTGTCAATACGAAGTTTAGTGCCATCAGATATTCCTGTTCAGCGAATTACTTCACCTGAAATGGTTGATTTGATAACAAGTCAAATTAAAAATGGCAATACACCCCAAATAAAAACTGGCGAAACATTCTCGAGag atCACATTTCTCTTCATGCGGCCCTAGGAAGCTTAACTAATTTAGTAGAGTTACATGTAACTTATCAGTTGCGAGCTATTGGAACAGAGTACCGTAAAGATCAGTTTCAGTTTACTACTAATGATGCAAAAAATCTCTCACGTGGTTTAGAGAAATGTATTCAACTCAAAATATTAAG GATAACTCGAACTGACTTAAACTGCCAgaaagtgaaatatattttacgtggATTATCAGATAGTCAAAATTTAGACACAATTGATTTTAGTCACTGCCGAATTGCAGATGAAGGTGCCTCAACCATAGCAAAGTTTATCACGAAAAGAGACAGCTTGAAAACCATAATCCTTGGAGACAATCTTTTTG GTCCAGCTGGGGCAGAAAATATATCTTACGCTCTTAATCATCATGGATGTAGTGTTAGAGTACTAGACTTAAGCCTTAACTCTAAGCTAGGTTCCGAAGGAGTCGCGCACATTGCCGTATCTATAGCAAGAGGATGCAGTCTTACGAC ACTCAACATATCTGGTTGTGGCATACAACCGCAACCATTAATGAAACCGCCTGCAGGAGTATGGTCTGTGACGAGTGCGGAAAATCCACCTTCTTGTGGAGACCTTCTAGCACGAGCTATCGGTTTAGTTAAAACACCACTAAGATCATTGGACAttagtgtaaataatattgGCACT CCCAGTGATAATACCCTGTCAAACGCTATTTGTCTAAGTTACATAGTTGACCTAAATATAAAAAGGTCAGGTATGGGGCCTATGGCAATGGCTATAGCAGAATCCGCAGCGGCGGCTCAGAGGTTAAGAAGAGAAGCCGAAAAGGGAGTTAAATTTAGACGTAGCGCTGGCAGAGTTTTACAAGCACGTCGTGTTGCGAAAGGCATGAATATTG atgCAGATCCTGTATTACTAGCTCAGCAATTATCGGCTAGGCCATCGATAGTTTCCGTTGCATCTGAAGAAGGAACTTACAACATAACAACACAACCTCTTCCAACTGACTTCGGCTTTGTTCCAGCATTTAAG AGCCCATTGCCTTCTTCTCAAACTTCATCAATAACAGGACCTTCAACATCGAGGAGATCAAGTCATCATATGGTTTTACAACCCGTAAAA GAAATCCGCAAAGCAGCTTTGGTTCGCCGCGGATCCGATGGCTCCTTACTACAATCACGTGGTGGTACAGCATCTTCGGAAcggcatataaaaatatttatctcttaa
- the LOC115453463 gene encoding myotubularin-related protein 2 isoform X1 has translation MDKHNSSELLSSEFSLSKNASSDSLDSDSKSSSLNSKHGQDSPNVLGDIQLLDGEKVMSVARDVTYLCPYSGPSRGVLKVTNYQLHFRPTDPTALQGTLSVPLGVVSRIEKVGGASSKGENSYGIEVFCKDMRNLRFAHKQENHSRRGIFEKLQQLAFPLSHRLPLFAFSYSETFPDDGWHIYEPIAELRRMGVNNDMWRITRINDKYEVCDSYPAVWAVPAAANDDLLRSVATFRSRGRLPVLAWIHPSSQATITRCSQPLVGVSGKRSREDERYIQLIMDANAQAHKLFIMDARPTANAVANKTRGGGYESEDAYQNADLVFLDIHNIHVMRECLRKIKELCFPQIDQTRWFSGIEASCWLKHIKCILAGAVRIVDKVENHKTSVLVHCSDGWDRTAQLTALAMLMLDPYYRTLRGFEVLIEKEWLSFGHKFQLRIGHGDDRHSDADRSPVFVQWMDCVWQLQQQFPTAFEFTERLLITIVDHLYSCRFGTFLFNTERERVKEEVKTKTVSLWSYINSRQDLYLNPLYWGPSSFGANSPTTPYTRPQVVLVPVASLRVIKLWKALYCRWNPTMRQQDPIYQRTRELVALRAQLEAAAASAAGEHAAKHHRLGLTPPRVASPHHA, from the exons ATGGATAAACATAACAGTTCAGAGTTACTAAGTTCTGAATTTTCGTTATCGAAAAATGCTAGTTCGGACTCTTTGGATTCTGATTCTAAATCGAGTTCATTGAATTCTAAACACGGACAAGACTCC cCCAATGTTCTAGGAGACATTCAGTTGTTAGATGGTGAGAAAGTAATGAGTGTGGCTCGAGATGTAACATACTTGTGTCCATATAGTGGCCCCTCCCGAGGAGTGCTTAAAGTTACCAACTACCAGCTTCATTTCAGACCCACGGACCCTACTGCGCTGCAAGGGACATTGAGTGTGCCTTTGGGAGTT GTATCTCGCATAGAAAAAGTGGGTGGAGCTTCCTCCAAAGGCGAAAATTCCTATGGCATTGAAGTGTTTTGTAAA gatATGAGAAATCTACGCTTCGCTCATAAACAAGAGAATCATTCTCGTCGTGGAATATTTGAAAAGTTGCAGCAGCTTGCATTTCCTTTGTCACACAGACTGCCACTATTTGCATTCAGTTATTCGGAGACATTTCCTGATGATGGATGGCATATTTATGAGCCCATTGCAGAATTAAGAAGAATG GGTGTAAACAACGACATGTGGCGGATAACACGTATCAACGATAAGTATGAAGTATGCGACAGTTACCCTGCCGTGTGGGCGGTTCCGGCGGCCGCTAACGACGATCTCTTGCGGTCCGTGGCTACGTTCAGGTCGCGTGGACGGCTGCCTGTTCTTGCCTGGATACACCCCAGCTCACAAGCCACTATTACTAGATGCAGTCAACCGTTAGTTGgt gtgAGCGGCAAACGCAGCCGCGAGGACGAGCGCTACATCCAATTAATAATGGATGCAAATGCGCAGGCGCACAAATTGTTCATCATGGACGCTCGGCCGACTGCTAACGCGGTCGCTAACAAGACTAGAGGAGGAGG GTATGAATCCGAGGATGCTTACCAGAACGCTGACTTGGTGTTCTTGGACATTCACAACATCCACGTAATGCGGGAGTGCTTGCGTAAAATTAAAGAACTGTGCTTCCCTCAGATAGATCAGACCAG ATGGTTCAGTGGAATAGAGGCTAGCTGTTGGCTGAAGcacattaaatgtatattagCTGGAGCAGTACGCATTGTCGACAAG GTAGAAAACCATAAGACGTCAGTGCTGGTGCATTGCTCGGACGGGTGGGACCGCACCGCGCAGCTCACCGCCCTCGCCATGCTGATGCTGGACCCGTATTACAGGACCCTGCGAGGATTCGAAGTGCTCATAGAAAAAGAATGGCTTTCGTTCGGACATAAGTTCCAGTTG CGTATAGGCCACGGCGACGACCGTCACTCAGACGCGGATCGGTCTCCAGTGTTCGTGCAATGGATGGACTGCGTGTGGCAGTTACAGCAGCAGTTCCCGACAGCCTTCGAGTTCACAGAGAGATTGCTAATCACCATTGTCGATCATCTTTACTCGTGTCGGTTCGGCACGTTCCTTTTCAACACGGAGAGGGAGAGAGTTAAAGAAG AGGTAAAGACCAAAACGGTTTCATTATGGTCGTACATAAACAGTCGTCAGGATTTATACTTAAACCCGTTGTACTGGGGTCCGTCTTCATTCGGGGCCAATTCGCCTACGACGCCGTACACGAGGCCGCAAGTCGTGCTCGTGCCCGTCGCTTCACTCAGGGTCATCAAGCTGTGGAAGGCGCTTTATTGCAGATGGAACCCTACCATGAGGCAGCAG GACCCGATCTACCAGCGCACGCGCGAGCTGGTGGCGCTGCGCGCGCAGCtggaggcggcggcggcgagcgcggcgggcGAGCACGCCGCCAAGCACCACCGCCTCGGCCTCACGCCGCCGCGCGTCGCCAGCCCGCACCACGCCTGA